The Phaenicophaeus curvirostris isolate KB17595 chromosome 15, BPBGC_Pcur_1.0, whole genome shotgun sequence genome window below encodes:
- the RGS14 gene encoding LOW QUALITY PROTEIN: regulator of G-protein signaling 14 (The sequence of the model RefSeq protein was modified relative to this genomic sequence to represent the inferred CDS: inserted 4 bases in 2 codons) has product MATLPPAAESGSAGXAPGAPRRGCSGRAGXALGRAVPGMQGKAKLLLVHNGRMGPAVSDGELNASRARGSNHSVNSLPGPPATCGSTQGSVVSWAESFETLLQDHVAVAYFTEFLKKEFSAENVYFWQACEHFQQIPASNTQQLAQEARRIYDEFLSSHSVNPVNIDKQAWIGEDMLATPSPDMFRTQQLQIFNLMKFDSYTRFVKSPLYQACLRAESQGQPLPDLQPHSRSSSPPPDLSKKSKLKLGKSLPLGVEMAGSGANRSPRRSFRKGERREPSWAEGREGGGSAMLWRESQGSLNSSASLDLGFLSSASTAASTATSPWTEGHRKSLGGSEAELSTKPMKYCCVYLPDGTASLASIRPGHSIRDMLAGICEKRGFSLPDIKVYLVGNEQKPLVLDQECSVLADQEVKLENRISFELEISSLNKTIRITAKSTKRIREALQPVLGKYGMNVELALLRRQGEPATLDLEKLVSTVAAQKLILETPADMRVTESAEAAAASSPFQSEEGSPTATEPDALWEMTSAFSRPRSSAATNLNRRTYDLEGLVELLNRAQSCRANDQRGLLSKEDLVLPDFLQLPGQDDRACEGSDQSRTPHSGSEGNGHPQPAQAQPPVDHELR; this is encoded by the exons taaacgcctccagggccCGTGGCAGCAACCACAGCGTGAATAGCCTGCCAGGACCTCCAGCCACCTGTGGCTCCACACAGGGGTCTGTGGTCAGCTGGGCTGAATCCTTCGAGACGTTGCTGCAGGACCACGTGGCCGTCGCCTACTTCACT GAGTTCCTCAAGAAGGAGTTCAGTGCTGAAAATGTCTACTTCTGGCAAGCATGCGAGCACTTCCAGCAGATTCCAGCCAGCAACACGCAGCAG CTGGCCCAGGAGGCGCGGCGGATCTACGATGAGTTCCTCTCCAGCCACTCGGTCAATCCAGTGAACATAGACAAGCAGGCCTGGATTGGGGAGGACATGCTGGCCACCCCCTCCCCAGACATGTTTCgcacccagcagctccag ATCTTTAACCTGATGAAGTTCGACAGCTACACGCGCTTCGTGAAATCCCCACTCTACCAAGCCTGCCTGCGGGCAGAGAGCCAGGGGCAGCCCCTGCCTGACCTGCAGCCCCACTCCCGCAGCAGCAGCCCCCCGCCTGACCTTAGCAAG AAGTCAAAGCTGAAGCTGGGTAAGTCCCTGCCACTGGGCGTGGAGATGGCTGGCAGTGGTGCCAACCGCAGCCCCCGCCGGTCCTTCAGGAAGGGAGAGCGGCGGGAGCCCTCCTGGGCAG AGGGGAGAGAAGGTGGTGGGAGTGCCATGCTTTGGCGGGAGTCCCAGGGCTCACTCAACTCCTCGGCCAGCCTGGACCTGGGCTTCCTGTCCTCTGCCAGCACAGCCGCCAGCACGGCCACCAGCCCCTGGACTGAG GGCCATCGGAAGAGCCTGGGGGGCAGCGAGGCAGAGCTGTCGACCAAGCCCATGAAGTACTGCTGTGTGTACCTGCCTGACGGCACAGCCTCACTGGCCTCCATCCGGCCTGGCCACTCCATCCGTGACATGCTGGCAGGGATATGTGAGAAGCGCGGCTTCAGCCTCCCTGACATCAAGGTTTACCTGGTGGGGAATGAGCAG AAACCGTTAGTGCTGGACCAGGAGTGCTCTGTGTTGGCAGACCAGGAAGTGAAGCTGGAAAACAGGATAAGCTTTGA GCTGGAAATCTCCTCCCTCAACAAGACCATCCGCATCACAGCGAAGTCAACCAAGCGTATCCGAGAAGCATTGCAGCCTGTGCTGGGGAAGTATGGAATGAACGTGGAGCTGGCACTGCTGCGGCGG CAAGGTGAGCCGGCCACCCTGGACCTGGAGAAGCTGGTCAGCACAGTGGCTGCTCAGAAGCTCATCCTGGAAACGCCAGCTG ACATGCGAGTGACAGAGAGtgctgaggctgctgctgcctcctccccgTTCCAGAGTGAG GAGGGAAGCCCAACAGCAACAGAGCCTGATGCGCTGTGGGAGATGACATCTGCGTTCTCCCGGCCCCGGTCTTCAGCTGCCACAAACCTGAACCGCCGCACGTATGACCTGGAAG GGCTAGTGGAGCTGCTGAACCGTGCCCAGAGCTGCCGGGCCAACGACCAGCGTGGGCTGCTCTCCAAGGAGGACTTGGTCCTGCCTGACTTCCTTCAGCTCCCAGGGCAGGATGACAGGGCCTGCGAGGGGTCAGATCAGTCCCGCACCCCTCACTCAGGCTCCGAGGGGAATGGCCATCCTCAGCCTGCACAAGCTCAGCCTCCAGTTGACCATGAGCTCCGATGA